One genomic region from Mus pahari unplaced genomic scaffold, PAHARI_EIJ_v1.1 scaffold_9009_1, whole genome shotgun sequence encodes:
- the LOC110314919 gene encoding beta-defensin 8-like: MRIHYLLFAFLLLLLSPHAAFSLQAHNPRTCYMQGGSCHRRCNVLTHQIGMCTSFFKCCKRL, translated from the exons ATGAGGATCCATTACCTTCTCTTCGCAtttctactgctgctgctgtctccacATGCAG CTTTTAGCCTACAAGCCCACAATCCACGAACTTGCTATATGCAAGGAGGCTCATGCCATAGGAGGTGCAATGTCCTTACTCATCAGATTGGCATGTGTACTAGTTTCTTCAAATGCTGCAAGAGATTatag